The sequence GGTCTTCGCCAGCTCCGCGGGCGCGCGGCCCTATGTGATCGGGCTTGTCGGCTCTGACGAGCTCGTGGACGAGGTGCCCTCCACCTGCTGGGATATGCGCGTGGATGCGGCGGTCACGCCAGCGGGGGTGCAGCGCTTCGGGAAGTAGCATTCCCGGGAGCCGTGCCCGGCAGCACCCGCTCCCCTACTGCCAATGCGGCGGTCGCTGCTCGCGCCAGTAGGTAGCGTCGAAGTGTTCGGCGTCCTCGGCAATCATGCTCTCCGCGGCAGAATCCAACACCTCCCGGTTGTCGTCGAGGGACCCACGATCCGCCGCACTTGCACTCGACATCGCCCTGCCCGGCGCGGCACTCCGCGTGCGCTGGGCGGCCCGCTGGCCGTTAGTGTGCGGCTTGTCCGAGCCAAGCTGCCCCGTCACCCGGCGGGGCCGCCTCCCCCCGAAAGGACCGGTCTGGGCCTGTTCGTCCCCTGCCATTAGGAACTCATTTCGTCCAGAACGTGCCGAACCAGCGGACACAGAGTCGCCATTCCGTCTCGGATGGCGCCGCGGGACCCGGCCAGATTCACCACGACCGTGGAACCGGATACTCCCGCTACCCCTCGGGACAGGGCGGCGTCCATGCTGTTCGCGGACAGTCCCGACGAGCGGATGGCCTCCGCGATGCCGGGGATCTTGCGGTCCAGAAGGGTCCGCGTGGCCTCCGGGGCGCGATCCCGGGATCCCATCCCGGTTCCGCCGATCGTGACCACCAGGTCCGCTCCCCCCACCACTGCGGTCTCGATGGCGTTCCGGATGATGGACTTTCGTGATTCCACGGTGAGTACGGCGTCCACGATGAAAGATTCCTCCGCCAACAGCTCGGCGACGAGATCGCCGGAGGCCTGCGGATCGGAGGGGTTATCGGAGATGAGGACGACGAGGGCGTGATGATCGGCGGAGGACCCAGCGTCGTGACGCACCCGCCGTTCCGCGTCGAGGGTGCGGAAGTGGGCTGCATCGGGCTCGACGACCTCGGCGGCCAGGCGGTCGAGGTCAGAGTGGTCCACGTTGTCCACGCTGGGAATTGCAACTCGTTGGGAGGCGCTCTGGCCGGAACGGGGCGACACGGATTTGTCTCCTTGACCTGGTAAAACGTAGCTCACCAGAGCTATCGCGTCGGGGCGGGGGCGAAGCGCTGGTGAAGGACACTTTCACCGTATCCGCCCAACGGAGGGCTGTACAGACGAACGGGGTTTTTGGGGGCCTCTCCCCCAGGATCCGGCAGCTCACCCGGGGGTAGCAGGCAAGCTACTCCGAGCCGAGGGTGACGGAGACGTTCCGCTCCGGCCCGTCCTTGCCGTCGCGCACTACGAGGTTCACCACATCCCCAACCTGGTGGGAGCGAACGGCCGCGATGAGAGCCACCCCTGATTCGATGGGACGGCCATCCATCTTGACGACCACGTCACCCTTCTTCAACCCTGCCTTCTCTGCGGGGCTGCCGGGGTTCACTGCCGCGATCTCTGCCCCGCCGGCTGTGTCTGAGCGGCTCACCTGCGCACCGATGATGGCGTGGCCTGCCTTGCCGCTATCCATCAGCTGCTTGGCGATCCGCTGGGCTTGATTGACCGGAATGGCAAAACCCAACCCGATGGAGCCGGATTGCCCCTCTTGCCCCAGGGTGGCGATGACCGTCGGGATCCCCACGAGTTCACCGCGCATATTAACTAAGGCTCCCCCGGAGTTGCCGGGGTTGATCGCCGCATCGGTCTGCACTGCGTCGATGAGGGAGGCCTCACCGCCGCCTTCCCCGGTGGCCTGCACGGGGCGGTTCTTTGCGGAGACGATGCCCGTTGTCACCGTGGCGTTAAGACCCAGCGGTGAGCCAACGGCTACTACGCTCTCCCCGACCACCAGCGAATCGGAATTGCCCAGTGTCATGGGGGTAAGGTCCTTAGCGCCGACGGCCTTGATCACGGCAATATCGGTCTGCGGATCGGTGGCCACGAGCTTCGCCGGTAGGGTTCTCCCATCATTCAAGGTGACCCTAATATCACCGCGGCTGCCGGCGTCCCCAATAACGTGATTATTGGTCATGATCATGCCATCAGAGGTGAGGATGGAGCCGGAACCCTCGGCGCCGCCCCGCAGCCCAGAGGCCTGGATGGACACGACGCTGGGCAGCACCCGGCTGGAGACCTCCTCCACTGACCCGGCCTGCGGGGGGCGTTGATCGCCTGCGGGCAGCGGCCGATCGAAGGAGCTAGAGACGTTCTTCGTGCCCGCCGATTCCATCGCAAGGTTGGTTCCGACGGTCGCCAGTACGGCAGTCCCCGCCATGAGCAGCGCTACTACCGGGGTGGACCATCGCCGGGACTTGGGGGCACTGGGGGCCACACCCGCACCGGGATAGGGCTGGTTGGGCCCAGCTCCTCCTGCGCATCCGGGGTTACCGTAGGTGCCCGCCCCCGCTACCCCACCGGGGCCGACGGGCATGGAGGCGGTTTCTTGGATTCCGGGTTGGGGACCCCTGGGAGTGTTCGGCTGCCCGGCCGGAACCGAACCCCTGTGGGTGTTCTCATTGTGAGTTCCTGGACCCCAACTACCGCCGTGACCGTTGGCCATGTTCTCTTCGCTTCCTTTCCTCTTGCCCCGCTTCACCGAAATTCGCCCGGCTGCCGGGGAGCCCTGGCGTGGGCCACCCACGGCAGCGGAGGAATGCGTGAATGACGCACAAATCGAACTACGTAGTGAGTATGGGCGATCAACTTGGGGGTTTGCCACCAGAAGGGCTTGCCTTGTGCTGCGAGGTTACCGCCTCTTCTCTAGTCCCCACCCACCCCAAGATCCCCATCGCACACAGCAAATTCACAGTAAACGCTCACGGAGGCGCTCGTGGCGCACCGTCGGGGGCGCTCCTGTGCCCCCGAACGCGAAAGCCCCCACTGCTATCCCGTCCATTCACGTGGATGGGATAAGCAGCGGGGGCAAGAGGTCGGTCTCCTATTCGGAGCCGGTGGCCTAGTCCAGATCGATGAGGCCGAGCTTGGCGGCCTTGACCAGACGGCGGGGGATCTGCACCTCGCGGCCCTGGATCTTCACCGTCTGGAGGGCGACGTTATCGGCCTTCCACTGGGAACGGCGAGTGCGGGTGTTGGCGCGCGACATGCGGCGCTTGGGAACTGCCATTGTTCTCTACCCTCCTTACTTCTTCTTGCGACGGGAAACGGAGCCGTAACGGCGCTGGAACTTCTCGACTCGGCCAGCGGTGTCCATGACACGCTGCGCGCCGGTCCAGAAGGGGTGGGACTCGCTGGTGACGTCCACGACGATCAGCGGGTACTCGTTGCCATCTTCCCATTCCACGGTGCGCTGGGACGTCGCGGTGGAGCGGGTCAAAAAGGAGTGACCGGTGCTCGCGTCCTTGAACACCACTGGATGGTAATCCGGGTGGATATCCTTCTTCATATGTTCTGATCCCTCAGGTTGCTACAGCAGGTCGGTCCCCATCAACAGGGTGGGGTCGTGCCTGCGTTGGGTTCGGTTGTGTTTTGGAGGGACAACGCCAACAACCTGGCGCTCCCTCGGCACAACCGCTCACCTTATATCCTCCCCGCCCTCCACTGGAAATCGCTGGGTACCGCGCATGGAAGCAACGTCCGTGGGAGTGGGCCTCGAGCATGCGAAACACCGATTAGGTCCTCGGCGCAGGCTGAAGTAAGCTATCCAATCGCTGTTGTCTATGTAAACGTCATCGCTGGTCAGCGCAGCGCCCCGGCCCTCTCCCGGCCCGTCTAACCGCGGAGAACCACCGGTGCGGCACTCGCCTGCTGCCAGCGGAAGGAGAAAACCCATGTCGGCATATTGCCAGGTCACGGGTCGGAAACCGCAGTTCGGCAAGTCCGTTTCCCACTCGCACCGCCGCACGAGCCGCCGCTGGAACCCGAATATCCAGCGCCGGTCGTTCTACCTGCCCTCCGAAGGTCGCACGATCAAGCTGAACGTGTCCACCAAGGGCCTAAAGACCATCGACCGCGATGGCATCGAGGCTGTCGTGGCCAAGATCCGAGC comes from Corynebacterium heidelbergense and encodes:
- the rpmB gene encoding 50S ribosomal protein L28; the protein is MSAYCQVTGRKPQFGKSVSHSHRRTSRRWNPNIQRRSFYLPSEGRTIKLNVSTKGLKTIDRDGIEAVVAKIRARGEKI
- a CDS encoding type B 50S ribosomal protein L31 produces the protein MKKDIHPDYHPVVFKDASTGHSFLTRSTATSQRTVEWEDGNEYPLIVVDVTSESHPFWTGAQRVMDTAGRVEKFQRRYGSVSRRKKK
- a CDS encoding S1C family serine protease, translated to MPVGPGGVAGAGTYGNPGCAGGAGPNQPYPGAGVAPSAPKSRRWSTPVVALLMAGTAVLATVGTNLAMESAGTKNVSSSFDRPLPAGDQRPPQAGSVEEVSSRVLPSVVSIQASGLRGGAEGSGSILTSDGMIMTNNHVIGDAGSRGDIRVTLNDGRTLPAKLVATDPQTDIAVIKAVGAKDLTPMTLGNSDSLVVGESVVAVGSPLGLNATVTTGIVSAKNRPVQATGEGGGEASLIDAVQTDAAINPGNSGGALVNMRGELVGIPTVIATLGQEGQSGSIGLGFAIPVNQAQRIAKQLMDSGKAGHAIIGAQVSRSDTAGGAEIAAVNPGSPAEKAGLKKGDVVVKMDGRPIESGVALIAAVRSHQVGDVVNLVVRDGKDGPERNVSVTLGSE
- a CDS encoding MogA/MoaB family molybdenum cofactor biosynthesis protein — protein: MSPRSGQSASQRVAIPSVDNVDHSDLDRLAAEVVEPDAAHFRTLDAERRVRHDAGSSADHHALVVLISDNPSDPQASGDLVAELLAEESFIVDAVLTVESRKSIIRNAIETAVVGGADLVVTIGGTGMGSRDRAPEATRTLLDRKIPGIAEAIRSSGLSANSMDAALSRGVAGVSGSTVVVNLAGSRGAIRDGMATLCPLVRHVLDEMSS
- the rpmF gene encoding 50S ribosomal protein L32, with amino-acid sequence MAVPKRRMSRANTRTRRSQWKADNVALQTVKIQGREVQIPRRLVKAAKLGLIDLD